AAGCTGAAGCAGTATTCGGAATATACCGGTCCCTCGATAGGCGTACCTTCTGTTGAGGGCCCCTTTCCTTCGATATAGTTTACGATGCCCTGCACTGAGTGTGACGGTATGGATGCCCTCTTCATTGTCCCGTCCACTCCTCTAATCCCGGAGGAAAGACGCAGGGCCATGGCAACGTTGGTTGATTTACGCACAGGCTCCGACCATACCAGACCCATGTACATCAGATAAACAACCAAATTGAAAATGCTCTGCAGATCATATACAATGAAGCTATCGAAGTCATCCCCGAATTCTTTGAAATCGATAGCGAGCCCAATTGCGGTCAATACCACGAAGGCCGTCGAACCCAATAGGACAAATATGATAGATCTTGCATTCCCCCTCAGATACCTGCTGCCTGAATAGACCAGATTGGCCGCCATACCGAAGAAAACCAGATTGATGACGAAGATGATTATGTTCCCGTCAAAGAGTCCGGGTCCGTAGTATATCATCTTTGATACACCGATACCTATTGCGTACAGACCGACAGCCCAAAACACACTTCTGTGTTTATCGAGAAGGATCAGTAGTCCGCATAAGATCGGCAATATGTTTACAACCAAGCCAAACAGAATGTCGTCCTGGTAGAATACCAAACTGACCAATCCGTAGACCATCAATACGATGGCCATCATCACGCCCAGATACTTCAGTATCCAATCGCAGATTCTCCTGAATCCTAATCTGACCCCTTCAATATTCATTGGAGTCGAATCCATTCTGTTCTATAAAATTTAGATGCAGTGTTCACCCAGTGTGAAGATAAGCGTAAATAATCGGCTAGTTTCCCTTTTGGCAATAACGTTGGTGTTTATCAATGGAATCATCAATCAAAAAGTACATAGCTGAGCTCATCGGAACAGCGGTTCTGGTGTTCTTCGGAGTCGGTGCAGCGCTGCTCGCCGACAGCATCGCTGCTTGCGCAATAGCATTCGGTCTGACCGTCGTAGTCATGTCCGTCACAGTAGGAAGGGTCTCCGGTTGCCACCTCAACCCCGCAATCTCGATCGCAATGTTCCTGGACAAGAAACTCTCCTCCAAAGATCTTGTAGGATACATCATCTTCCAGATCATCGGAGCGATCATCGCCGGAGCGCTCATCCTCTATCTGTTCTCAGTTCACATGGGAATCGACTTCAGCGACATCATTGATCACGGAACATTCGGTGCCAACACCCTTGACGGTGTTGACGGAAGCATCGTTGCCGGACTTATCACCGAGATCTTCCTCACATTCATCTTCGTGCTTGTAGTCTTCGGAGCAACCGCAAAGAACGGAATGGACAAGTTCGCAGGACTCTTCATCGGTCTCGCACTCACAATGGTCCACCTTGTCGGAATCGGACTCACCGGTACATCGGTCAACCCCGCAAGGTCCATCGGATTGGCAGTCTTCCAGCCCGAAGCACTCGGGGATCTTTGGATCTTCATAGTCGCACCCATCATCGGTGGAATCCTCGCATGGCTCGTTTGGAAGAAAGTCCTCTGTGACGACGACGCTGAGT
This is a stretch of genomic DNA from Thermoplasmata archaeon. It encodes these proteins:
- a CDS encoding aquaporin; its protein translation is MKKYIAELIGTAVLVFFGVGAALLADSIAACAIAFGLTVVVMSVTVGRVSGCHLNPAISIAMFLDKKLSSKDLVGYIIFQIIGAIIAGALILYLFSVHMGIDFSDIIDHGTFGANTLDGVDGSIVAGLITEIFLTFIFVLVVFGATAKNGMDKFAGLFIGLALTMVHLVGIGLTGTSVNPARSIGLAVFQPEALGDLWIFIVAPIIGGILAWLVWKKVLCDDDAE